In a genomic window of Candidatus Flexicrinis proximus:
- a CDS encoding M23 family metallopeptidase yields the protein MIVRYGFSYVIFAHLSAVSANVGDRVPPGRVLGNVGSYSDTDGFGSHLHLEVRNFSQAQDYGEVIAAGLEGGTGVITPLATSDANPLPFI from the coding sequence GTGATTGTAAGATACGGATTCAGTTATGTAATCTTTGCACACTTGAGTGCTGTGTCCGCGAATGTGGGTGACCGAGTTCCTCCTGGCCGAGTTTTAGGTAACGTTGGAAGCTATTCAGATACCGACGGCTTCGGATCACATCTGCACCTTGAAGTTAGAAACTTCTCTCAGGCACAAGATTACGGCGAAGTAATCGCTGCGGGTCTCGAAGGGGGAACAGGAGTGATAACGCCACTTGCGACATCGGACGCCAATCCTCTGCCCTTTATTTAA
- a CDS encoding PD40 domain-containing protein, giving the protein MIIAIVALLVLLTSLTVKQPAVDECNNMLFYSVNQGDATAYYTIDIASNQFEPFPLTNIASTPSWSPNGFTMAVAVQNADGSSNIYLVSDQGLTTLVGTVHATAPVIRWSPDNSLLAFETGRAITIIDLHNQKETSIFSEDGDYHLGEWSPDGEHIAITMRHENWSTLLSFNVEQDTTTALTNAVDGKYDYFVSWAPNSTEIYFNTNRFSDSLVLYKIN; this is encoded by the coding sequence ATGATTATCGCTATAGTAGCATTATTGGTCTTGCTAACTTCTTTAACTGTAAAGCAGCCCGCAGTTGATGAGTGCAATAACATGCTTTTCTACAGCGTCAACCAAGGTGATGCAACCGCATACTATACGATCGATATCGCGAGCAATCAATTCGAACCTTTCCCCCTTACAAATATAGCTTCGACGCCTAGTTGGTCGCCAAATGGGTTTACGATGGCGGTGGCCGTTCAAAATGCTGACGGATCGTCGAACATTTATTTAGTCTCAGACCAAGGACTGACCACTTTAGTTGGAACTGTACACGCCACAGCTCCAGTTATTCGTTGGTCTCCCGACAACTCACTTCTCGCCTTTGAAACTGGTAGAGCGATCACCATTATCGATTTACATAACCAGAAAGAGACCAGTATTTTTTCTGAAGACGGCGATTACCATCTTGGCGAATGGTCACCTGATGGCGAACACATCGCGATAACTATGCGACACGAAAATTGGTCGACTTTACTGAGTTTTAACGTCGAACAGGACACTACTACAGCGTTAACGAACGCAGTCGATGGTAAATACGATTATTTTGTATCGTGGGCACCAAATAGTACTGAAATTTATTTTAACACAAACCGCTTCTCTGACAGCCTCGTGCTGTATAAGATTAACTGA